TTACTCCAAGTAATTGATTCCCTTAATGAGAGAAATGATATCCATGGCATCCTCGTACAATCGCCCCCGCCAGATCATATTAATGAACAAGCCATTGTGGCGGCCATTAATCCCCTGAAAGATGTCGATGGATTCCATCCCGTGAATGTCGGAAAGATGACGATTGGTGACCCCACGGCCTTGGTCGCCTGCACCCCCGCCGGCTGTGTAGAGATCCTCAAAAGAAGCGGGATCGAGCTCACCGGAAAAAGAGCCGTTGTCCTCGGGCGAAGTATGATCGTTGGTAAACCCCTTTCACTCCTGCTCCTTTCAGAAAATTGCACGGTGACAATCTGCCACTCAAAAACTAAGAATCTCCCAGAAATAACCCGTCAGGCTGACATTCTCTGCGTAGCAATCGGAAAACCCGAGTTTGTCACAAAAGACTTTGTGTCTCCCGGAACCGTTGTCATCGATGTCGGGATCCATGTCGTGGCGGATAGCAGCCGTAAATCAGGTAAAAGAACAACTGGTGATGTGAAATTCTCTGAAGTTTCTGAAATCGCCTCCATGATTACACCTGTTCCAGGCGGGGTCGGCCCCATGACCATCGCCCTGCTCATGCAAAACACCATTAAAGCCTTCAAGCTCCAAACAACCCCCTCATAATATAGCCTAACGCATTCGCCCCCCCCATTACAGTCTGGCTCCCGACTCTATAAGCTTGAGCATTTGTGCGGGTTCGTCTAATTCTAACGACTCATTAAATTATGCTCGATATTAACTACATCCGTAAAAATACTGAAGAGGCCCGCAAACGCCTCGCCAGCCGCCACCAAGGACATGAAGTCCGCATCGATGAAATCCTTTCCCTTGATGAATGCCGCCGTAAATTACTCACTGAAGTCGAGGCATTAAAAGCCGAGAAAAACCGGGTCAGCAAAGAAGTCGGTAAACTCAAAGGCCAAGGTCAACCCGTCGACCACATCTTTGCCCAGATGAAGGATCACTCTGACAGGATCACCGAGCTCGACAAACAGGTCACCATCGTCGAGGAAGACCAGAAAGGGCTTCTCCTCAATATCCCTAACCTCCCACACCCCACCGTGCCAGACGGGCGAGATGCAGCTGATAATCCTGAAACCCATGTCTGGGGGGAGAAAAAATCTTTCGACTTTACACCCCAGAACCACATTATCCTCGGGGAGAAACTCGGGATCCTCGACTTTGAACGCGCTTCCAAACTCAGTGGTAGCGGGTTTTCACTCTACAAAGGTGCCGGGGCCCGGTTG
The genomic region above belongs to Verrucomicrobiota bacterium and contains:
- the folD gene encoding bifunctional methylenetetrahydrofolate dehydrogenase/methenyltetrahydrofolate cyclohydrolase FolD, with the protein product MAQLIDGKLIAEKINQEIAGLVSKIKETGLTPGLAVVQVGSRPDSSLYVGKKVETCQNLGIYSERIHLDASISQSELLQVIDSLNERNDIHGILVQSPPPDHINEQAIVAAINPLKDVDGFHPVNVGKMTIGDPTALVACTPAGCVEILKRSGIELTGKRAVVLGRSMIVGKPLSLLLLSENCTVTICHSKTKNLPEITRQADILCVAIGKPEFVTKDFVSPGTVVIDVGIHVVADSSRKSGKRTTGDVKFSEVSEIASMITPVPGGVGPMTIALLMQNTIKAFKLQTTPS